One genomic window of Streptomyces sp. NBC_01276 includes the following:
- a CDS encoding EamA family transporter — MNRVATIALTALAPISWGSTYVVASELLPPDRPLFTGAMRALPAGLLLIALSRTLPKGAWWWKSAVLGTLNIGAFFPLLFLAAYRLPGGVAAVLGAAGPLFVVGLAALLLGERARLRNVLAAVVAAFGVSMVVLTAEAELDLIGVIAGIVSSASMGAGTVMTKRWGRPEGVGPLAVTGWQLTAGGLVIIPIAALVEGAPPALDGKAFLGYGYMMLINTGAAYVLWFRGIGKLSATSVTLLGPLSPLTAAVIGWAALGQALTPIQLVGMAVAFGATVFGQLPGRADRTSPAPAAAAPKEPFSSPEATDRNVSMDLSNAEMRR, encoded by the coding sequence GTGAACCGCGTCGCCACCATCGCACTGACCGCGCTGGCCCCCATCTCCTGGGGCTCCACGTACGTCGTCGCCAGCGAGCTACTGCCGCCCGACCGGCCGCTCTTCACCGGGGCGATGCGGGCCCTGCCGGCCGGACTCCTGCTGATAGCCCTCTCCAGGACCCTCCCCAAGGGCGCCTGGTGGTGGAAGTCCGCCGTCCTCGGCACCCTGAACATCGGGGCCTTCTTCCCCCTCCTCTTCCTCGCCGCCTACCGGCTGCCCGGCGGCGTCGCCGCCGTACTGGGCGCCGCGGGCCCGCTGTTCGTCGTGGGCCTCGCGGCCCTCCTCCTGGGGGAACGGGCCAGGCTGCGCAACGTGCTCGCCGCCGTGGTCGCCGCGTTCGGCGTGAGCATGGTGGTGCTGACCGCGGAGGCTGAGCTCGACCTCATCGGCGTCATCGCCGGCATCGTCTCCTCCGCCTCCATGGGAGCCGGCACCGTGATGACCAAGCGCTGGGGGCGCCCCGAGGGCGTCGGCCCGCTGGCCGTGACCGGCTGGCAGCTCACCGCGGGCGGACTCGTCATCATCCCCATCGCCGCCCTCGTCGAAGGGGCCCCGCCCGCCCTCGACGGCAAGGCCTTCCTCGGCTACGGCTACATGATGCTGATCAACACCGGCGCCGCCTACGTCCTCTGGTTCCGCGGCATCGGCAAGCTCTCCGCCACCTCCGTCACCCTGCTCGGCCCGCTCTCCCCGCTCACCGCCGCCGTCATCGGCTGGGCCGCGCTGGGCCAGGCGCTGACCCCGATCCAGCTGGTGGGCATGGCGGTCGCCTTCGGAGCCACCGTCTTCGGCCAGCTCCCGGGCCGCGCCGACCGCACCTCCCCGGCCCCCGCGGCCGCGGCACCCAAGGAACCGTTCAGTTCTCCTGAAGCAACCGATCGAAATGTTTCGATGGACCTGAGCAATGCGGAGATGCGACGGTAG
- a CDS encoding DMT family transporter, with product MAVTDRARTVSQEQQQSDGGGGKKGAAGVGVLLALLATVVWSGSFVATRGMAGSVPPVQAVFWRWIIAALAVAPFAARQAWQQRALIRKHLGYVSLATLFGVTLYNTLVHQAGLTTSASNMGMIMAASPVVMALYARLGGERLGIRRTFGMLLAAFGVLLLVGDGSLGFDFTAGDLWMFAAALSFATYSALLKRKPAEIGGLAFLITTFVLGALMLAPAYAVSLHVQGGFEATAGTVGPLLYVGVFSSAVAFFAWNKAISIIGAARAGVVYYLQPVCVAGLGLLLLGERTGPAELLSMVLILGGVGLASVTRR from the coding sequence GTGGCCGTCACGGACCGCGCCCGAACCGTTTCGCAGGAACAGCAGCAGTCCGACGGCGGAGGCGGGAAGAAGGGGGCCGCCGGGGTCGGCGTCCTCCTCGCCCTGCTCGCGACGGTCGTCTGGTCCGGCAGTTTCGTGGCCACCCGGGGCATGGCCGGTTCCGTCCCGCCCGTCCAGGCCGTCTTCTGGCGCTGGATCATCGCCGCCCTCGCGGTCGCCCCCTTCGCGGCCCGGCAGGCCTGGCAGCAGCGGGCCCTGATCCGCAAGCACCTCGGCTACGTCAGCCTCGCCACCCTCTTCGGCGTCACCCTCTACAACACCCTCGTCCACCAGGCCGGACTGACCACCTCCGCCTCCAACATGGGCATGATCATGGCTGCTTCGCCGGTCGTCATGGCCCTCTACGCCCGCCTCGGCGGCGAACGGCTCGGCATCCGGCGGACCTTCGGGATGCTGCTCGCGGCCTTCGGGGTCCTGCTCCTCGTCGGAGACGGCTCGCTCGGCTTCGACTTCACCGCCGGCGACCTGTGGATGTTCGCCGCCGCACTCTCCTTCGCCACCTACAGCGCGCTCCTGAAGCGCAAGCCCGCCGAGATCGGCGGCCTCGCCTTCCTGATCACCACCTTCGTGCTCGGCGCGCTGATGCTCGCCCCCGCCTACGCCGTCTCCCTCCACGTGCAGGGCGGCTTCGAGGCCACCGCCGGGACGGTCGGACCGCTGCTCTACGTCGGCGTGTTCTCCTCCGCCGTCGCCTTCTTCGCCTGGAACAAGGCCATCTCGATCATCGGCGCCGCCCGCGCGGGAGTCGTCTACTACCTCCAGCCGGTCTGCGTGGCGGGCCTGGGCCTGCTGCTCCTCGGCGAGCGCACCGGCCCGGCCGAACTGCTCAGCATGGTGCTGATCCTCGGCGGAGTCGGGCTGGCGAGTGTCACCCGGAGGTAG
- a CDS encoding LysR family transcriptional regulator, whose translation MIEWDIKKLRILRTLAHRGTVTATAEALHMTPSAVSQQLTNLARQLGVPLLEAQGRRVRLTDAAHLVLRHTEDVFAQLERADAELTGYLAGEAGEVRIGAFSTAVPVLVVPAVAALRRSHPGIEVRIRETEAAESYELLSAGVVDLALSLAAHAPGAGDPRFTRVTLLEDPLDVALPPGHPLASARGLRLADLAGERWIYGGSGPWSEITRSACEAAGFVPEQAHSASGWTAILSMVEAGMGVALVPRMVSGRAEGVAVRILYQDRPTRHVIAALRRGSESAPALARVLTALQTTAA comes from the coding sequence GTGATCGAGTGGGACATCAAGAAGCTGCGGATCCTGCGGACCCTGGCCCACCGGGGGACCGTCACCGCGACGGCCGAGGCGCTGCACATGACGCCCTCGGCCGTTTCGCAGCAGCTGACCAACCTCGCCCGGCAGCTGGGGGTCCCGCTGCTGGAGGCCCAGGGGCGCCGGGTCCGGCTCACCGATGCCGCCCACCTGGTGCTGCGTCACACCGAGGACGTCTTCGCCCAGCTGGAGCGGGCCGACGCCGAACTCACCGGGTACCTCGCCGGGGAGGCCGGGGAGGTACGGATCGGCGCCTTCTCGACCGCCGTTCCGGTGCTCGTCGTCCCCGCCGTCGCGGCCCTGCGGCGCAGCCACCCCGGGATCGAGGTCCGGATCCGGGAGACCGAGGCCGCCGAGTCCTACGAACTCCTCTCCGCCGGGGTCGTCGACCTGGCGCTGTCCCTCGCGGCCCACGCCCCGGGCGCCGGCGACCCCCGCTTCACCCGGGTCACCCTGCTGGAGGACCCCCTGGACGTCGCGCTGCCGCCCGGCCATCCGCTGGCCTCGGCGCGGGGCCTGCGGCTGGCCGACCTGGCCGGGGAGCGGTGGATCTACGGGGGCAGCGGACCCTGGTCGGAGATCACCCGCAGCGCGTGCGAGGCGGCGGGGTTCGTACCGGAGCAGGCGCACTCGGCGTCCGGGTGGACGGCGATCCTGTCGATGGTGGAGGCGGGGATGGGGGTCGCGCTCGTACCGCGGATGGTGTCGGGGCGGGCGGAGGGGGTCGCGGTGCGGATCCTGTACCAGGACCGGCCCACGCGGCACGTGATCGCCGCCCTGCGGCGGGGCTCGGAATCGGCCCCCGCCCTGGCCCGCGTCCTGACGGCCCTCCAGACCACGGCCGCCTGA